The Rhodobacter sp. 24-YEA-8 DNA segment TCATCGGTGTGATCTTCGAGCGTGGCGCCTATAGCGCCCATGCCGCCGACAATACCGCCCTGGCATTGGCGATCTACGGCGCGGGCCTGCCGGCCTTCGTGCTGCACAAGGTTCTGCAACCGCAGTTTTACGCCCGCCATGACACGCGGCGCCCGTTCAATTATGCGGTGGTCGCGATGGTGGTGAACCTGGTTGTTGCCGTCGCGCTGATGCCCCTGATCGGCTTTCTCGCGGCGGCGATTGCGACCACGGTTTCGGCCTGGATCATGGTGGTTCAGCTCTGGCTTGGCTCGCGCAGCATGGGGATCTCGGCCACGATGGATGACCGGTTCCGCCAGCGGCTGCCCCGGATCATCCTGTCTTCGCTGCTGATGGGCGCGGTGCTGCTCGGGCTGGTCTGGATCATGGGCGATGCCGTGACCGAAAAAGGCACCCGGACGCCTTTGCTTCTGGCCCTGGTTCTGGCGGGAATGGTGAGTTACTTCCTCGCCGCGACGCTTACCGGTGCCATGAACCTCGCCGATCTTAAATCCTCGCTCAGGCGCGGAAAGCGGGCGTGAACCTCAGCGCGCCACCATGGCGCGCTGATTGATCAGAAGTGATGCGATCACCACCACAACCCCGGCGATTTGCAGCGCCGAGGGCATGATCTGCAACAAGGCCGCATCCAGCACCAGCGCCGTCACCGGCGTCAGCAGGATCAGCGGCATGATCGCGACCGCCCCAACAGCCTCGATCCCCCGGAACCACAACAGGAACGGGATCCCGGTCAGCACGATGGCAAGGATCACAAAGGCCACGATGTTCAGCCCGGTCAGCGGGCCCTGGAAATCGCCGATCAGAAGCGCGACCAGCGTCAGCTCGATACCGCCGATCAGAAGTTGCCAGGCGGTGAAAGAGGTGATGCTGATCCCCGGGCTGCCCCAGCGGCTGAGCAGCACGCCCCCGAGCGAGATCGACAGCACACAGCCCAGCATCGCGGCGACGCCGATCCCGTCAATCGCAGCTCCGTCCTTGAGTACCACCATCGCCACGCCCAAAAGACCCAGAAGCACCGCAAAGAATTGCAGCCCCGTCGGTCTTCGGTGCAGGATCCCCCAGGCCATCAGCAGCACGAGCACGGGCCCAAGCGCCTGAAACACCGCCGCGACACCGCCCTGGAGCCGCATCGCGCCGATGAAAAACAGCCCGAAGAAAAACCCGACATTCAGCGTGCCGAGGACGATCATCCGACCCCACCAGCCCGGCAGGGGCAGTTCGCGGCTCAGAAGAAACAGAAAGCCCGCACCGCCCACCGCCCGCACCGCGCCGGCCATTTCCGGATGCGGCGGCAGCCAGCGCCCGGCCAGCATATAGGTAAAGCCCCAGAGAATGGTGCAGATGGCGGCTCCGGTTTTTGGTCCGATCATGGGTCTTCCTGCGGCGTCAGTGATGCGCCCTTCTGTCACCCATCGCCGCGACAGGCGCAACCGACCGCCGCGCGCAGCCAGAATGCCCGGGCCGCACCAAGCGCGCTCAGCGGTTGCGCAGCCGCGCGCGAACCCGACCCCAGCCGCCGGGGCTGACAAGGAAGGACAGCGCAAAACCGGCGGCGAAACCGGCCACTTCGGCGATCCATTCAAAGCCGCCGCCGAACAGCACGCCGAACAGAAGCTGCACAAACAGAAGCATCCCGATCAGCGTGAAGGCGCGATAGCCATTCGAGCCGGTCCCGATCAGCTGCACCCACAAAAGGAAGGTAAAGGCGCCGATCAGCCCGTAAACCCCGGAATAGGCCCCGATCAGCGGGTAATTTTCATAGGGCACCAGGGCGATAAAGGCGAAGGCCCCGGCCCAGCTTGCCCCGTAGAACACGCCGAGGACAGCCCACCAGCGGAAAACCTCACCGACCATCTTGCCAAGCGCCAGCAACAGGACCACCGCAAACAGCGCGCTGGTCGTGGTCTGATGCACGAAGGGGAAGGCGACAAAGCGCAGAGCCAATTCGTCCCAGACCCGGTTGGCCCAGAAATACTCAACGACATTGCGCGCCACCGCGTAATCCATCAGGGCGCTCTGGCGCCAGCCGATGCCGCCCGGCCCTCCGATCACCCCGGCCTCGGCGAGACCCAGCACGATCTCGGCCGCAATCATCGGCAGCGCCAATGCCCAGACAACCCAGGGCAGCTGGTTGATCGGGCTGGCATTCGGATCGGTATCATACATGCGGCACGCATCCCCTTCGGGCGCGATGTTGACGCCCCTCCTGCGAAGCCTTACGCCGTGCAGGTCAGTTTTTCCAGACGGAGAGCATCATGTCCTCGCAAGACATCCAGGGTCAGGGCGGCTCCAATCCAGGTTTCACGCCGCGGATCTTTTCCGGCATCCAGCCCTCGGGCGGGATGACGCTGGGGAATTACCTCGGCGCGCTGAAGCGCTTTGCCGAAAAGCAGGATCAGGGGATCGAGACGATCTATTGCGTCGTCGATCTGCATGCGATCACCGTCTGGCAGGATCCCGAAAAACTGCGCCACCAGACACGCGAGATCACGGCGGCCTATCTGGCCAGCGGCATCGACCCGGCGCGCTCGATCATCTTCAACCAGAGCCAGGTGACGGGACATGCCGAGCTGGCCTGGATCTTCAACTGCGTCGCCCGCATCGGCTGGATGTACCGGATGACCCAGTTCAAGGACAAAACAGCCGGCAAGAATGCCGAGAATTCCTCGCTGGGCCTGCTGGCCTATCCCTCCCTGATGGCGGCGGATATCCTGCTTTATCACACGACCGGCGTGCCGGTGGGCGAAGATCAGAAACAGCATCTCGAACTGACCCGCGACATCGCGGCCAAGTTCAACCATGATTACGGTGTCAATTTCTTCCCGATCACCGAGCCGCTGATCGAGGGCACCGCGACCCGCGTGATGTCCCTGCGCGATGGCACGAAGAAAATGTCGAAATCCGACCCGTCAGATGCCAGTCGGATCAATCTCACCGATGATGCCGATACGATCGCGAAGAAGATCCGCAAGGCCACCACCGATCCGAACCCGCTGCCCGAGACCGTGGAGGGGCTGAAGGACCGCCCCGAGGCAAAGAACCTCGTGAATATCTACGCGGCCCTGGCCGGGATCAGCGCCGAAGCGGTGATCCGGGAGTTCGCCGGCGCGCAATTCGGCACCTTCAAGCCGCGTCTCGCCGATCTGGCGGTGGCAAAGCTTTCGCCGATCACCGAGGCAATGAACCGCTATATGCAGGACCCGGCCGAGATCGACCGCATCCTTGGCGAAGGCGCTGGCCGCGCCGATGCCATTGCCAGCCCGATCCTTGCGAAGACTAAAGAGATTGTCGGCATGATCGGCTCGCGCGGCAGGTGATCGCGGCAGGCTATCGGGCACAGGCCCGGAAAGCCCCATTGTCATAAGCCTGAATCGAGGCGCTGGCAGGATCGGAGTCGCTTCGGGAGGTCCTGTCCCCCCTTTGCCGATGGGTCATCCCCTGCCCCTCCGGCACCACCCGATGACCTGGCCCCCGTGCAATCTGTACGGGGGTCACTTTCTGCCTGCGGGTACCTTTTCCATTTACACCGCCCCGGGCGGAAGCCATGATGAGCACGTTGTAACAACAGGCCGCGCCTCAGCGGCTATCTCCCATGAAAATGACAGGTTTTGACCGGCTGGCACGCGAAGTCTGTGCCAAATACGGTTTCTGCGGCTCTGGCCATACCGGGATCTTCGTGCATTTTACCGATTTTCTTCCGGAAACCGGTCCGGTCACAGCCGAAGACTTCACCAACTGGCTGCTGATCGCCGATGGTTACGATCCCGAAAGGCAGGCAGAGGTCTTTGAAGAGTTCAGAGCCATCTTCCGTCCCATATTCATAAAGCATATGGGCGCCGACTGCGTGGATGCCGGCTTGCTTTATTATTCTCCGGGCAGCAGCGACGGCCCCTTTCATCCACGCCGCTGGGCCAGACCAGGATCCGGGCCGAAACGCTGACCCGGATTGCGGCCCGCCCCGCAAGAATCGCAATTACCTGTGGAAACCCCGGTTTTCCACAGGATCCTCCACAACAAACTGCTTTACATGATTCGCGGAACGAATCAGGATAAATCAATATCTGGTGGGGGCTGTGGATAAATCCGCATAACCTTGCAGGTTCCCCAGCTTCTGGTGGTTATCCACAGGGCAGAAGCGTCATGATGAGGCCGGGCATGTCACTTTCCGAAGATTATCTGCTCTCGGATGAGATCCATCCCATCGACATCGTCGAGACGCTGGCCGCCAGCAATGCCTGGGAATTCGACCGCGTCACCGATGATCAGATCGCCATGGCGGTCGAAGGCCTGTGGCGCACCTATTCGCTGACCCTTGCCTGGTCCGACCAGGACGAGACATTGCGCCTGATCTGCACCTTCGAGATGGAGCCCCCCGAGGGCCGCATGGCCGAGCTTTACGAGCTGATCAACCGCTGCAATGACACGGTCTGGACCGGCGGTTTCACCTGGTGGGATGACCAGAAACTGATGGTCTGGCGTTATGGGCTCTGCCTTGCCGGCGGCCAGACGGCCGGGCCGGAACAGATCGACAAACTGATTTCCTCGGCGGTGCTGGCGGCCGAGCGCTTTTACCCGGCCTTCCAGCTGACCCTTTGGGGTGGCCGCGCGCCGGTGGATGCGATGAAAGTCGCCATTGCAGAGGCTTACGGCCGCGCCTAACCTCGCCGCCCGAACGGGCGGAAAGGCAGGACCATGTCAGCTGATATCAAAATCGAACACGGGCTTTTGCTGCTTGGCTGCGGCAAAATGGGATCGGCGCTGCTCAGGGGCTGGCTGGATTTCGGCGTGCCTGCCAGCAATGTCTGGGTGATCGAGCCGCATCCCTCGGACTGGCTGCAAGCAACCGGGGTACATCTGAATAAAGGCGTGCCGGACCGCGCGGAAATCGCCATTCTTGCCGTGAAACCGCAGATGATGGGTGCCGCGTTGCCGGGGCTGACCGCGCTTGGGAATGACGAAACGCTGTTCATCTCAATCGCCGCCGGGACGACGATTGCCACGCTGGAACAGGTGCTTGGGGCCAGGACACCGATCGTCCGGGTGATGCCGAACACCCCGGCGATGGTCGGGCGTGGCATTTCGGGCCTTGTCGGCAATGCCCATGCCTCTGCCGCGCAGATCGCGCAATCGCGGCTGCTGATGCAGGCCGTGGGCGAGGTGGTCGAGCTGGAGAACGAGACCCAGATCGATGCGGTGACAGCCGTATCCGGCTCTGGCCCGGCCTATGTCTTCCATCTGATCGAAGCGCTGGCTGCCGCCGGTGAAGCCGAGGGCCTTTCCCCCGAGATCGCGATGAAACTGGCGCGGGCGACCGTCACCGGATCGGGCGAGCTGGCCTATCGCTCGGAAGACAGCGCTGAACAGTTGCGGATCAATGTGACCTCGCCCGGTGGCACCACCGCCGCCGCCCTTGCAGTGCTGATGGAGACGGAGACCGGTTTTCCGGCGCTTCTGAAACGGGCGGTGAAAGCAGCGGCGGACCGCGGCCGGGAATTGGGCAAGTGAGCACGGAAATGACAGATCAGATCAGCTATGACGACTTCGCAAAGGTCGATATCCGGGTGGGCCGGATCATCGAGGCCGAACCTTTCCCCGAGGCCCGCAAGCCCGCTTTCAAGCTGCGCATCGATTTCGGGCCCGAGATCGGCGTGAAACGCTCTTCGGCCCAGATCACCAGGCATTACACGATTGAAGGGTTGATCGGTCGCCAGGTGCTGGCGGTGGTGAACTTCCCGCCGCGCCAGATCGGGCCGGTGCGCTCCGAGGTGCTGGTGCTGGGTGTGCCGGATGAGGCGGGCGAGGTTGTGCTGCTGAGCCCCGGCCATGAGGTGCCCCTGGCCGGGAAGATGTTCTGACAAACCGCTTGCCCCTCTAGTGACTAGAGGGATTAGAACTGATTCGATGATAAAAGGCCGCTGCCGGTTCCCACCGGGCAGTGGCCGGAGGATCGGTGATGCAAGAGACGAACAGACGTGAATGGCAGGTGGGGGGCATGGATTGCGCCTCCTGCACGGTGAAGGTGACGAAGGCGGTCGAAAAACTGCCCGGCGTCGGCGATGTACGCGTTGCACTGATGAGCGAGCGGCTTTCGGCAACGCTGAGCGAGGGCGGTGCCGGCCCCGAAGAGGTCGAAGCGGTGGTACGCCGGCTTGGCTATGAGATCAGCGCCGGCAAGGGCGGCCCGGCAACGCCACGGCCTGATCAGGATCACGGTAAGGCGGAAGACGATCCCGGTCATGGCGCCCCGGGCCATGTTCATTCGCATGACGATCCGGCAGATCGCGGCAAGGCCTGGTATGCGACGGGCAAAGGGCGGCTGGTGATCTTCACCGGCATCCTCCTGGCTCTGGCCTGGATTTTCGAGCTGCTGACCAATGCCGAATATGGCTATTGGGCCTTCCTGGCCGCCTGTGTGATCGGCGTCGCCCCGGTCGCGAAACGCGCTTTCGAAGCGTTGCGGATGGGTCAGCCCTTCACGATTGAAAGCCTGATGACCATTGCCGCCATCGGCGCGCTGTTCATCGGCGCGGCGGAAGAGGCGGCGCTGGTTGTCTTCCTCTTCGCGGTGGGCGAGGTGCTCGAAGGCGTTGCCTCGAACAAGGCACGTGACGGCATCCGCGCGCTGGCAAATCTCGTGCCGAAAACCGCATTGCTGGAAGAGGGCGGCACGACGCGTGTGGTGCAGGTCTCAGACCTTGCCATCGGGCAGACGGTCCTTGTGCGCCCCGGCGACCGGATCCCGGCGGATGGCACGATCCTTGAAGGGTCCAGTGGCATTGATGAAAGCCCGGTCACCGGCGAGAGCATCCCTGTCACCAAAGGCCCTGAAGATGCCGTTTTCGCAGGCTCGATCAATACCGAAGCCGTGCTGCGCATCGCCGTCAGCCGCGAGGCCTCGGACAATACCATCGCCCGCATCATCCGCCTCGTCGAAGACGCGGAAGAGGCCCGCGCGCCCACCGAGCGCTTCATCGACCGCTTCTCGCGGTTTTACATGCCGGCCATTGTCGGGCTTTCAGCACTGGTGATCCTGATACCACCGCTTGTGGGTGGCGGCGACTGGGACACCTGGATCTATCGTGGTCTTGCGCTTTTGCTGATCGGCTGCCCCTGCGCTCTGGTGATTTCGGTGCCGGCCTCTATCGCCTCGTCGCTCTCTGCGGGCGCGAAAAAGGGGCTGCTGCTGAAAGGCGGTGCGGTAATCGAAGCTGCGGCCACCGTGCGCCGCATCGCCTTTGACAAAACCGGTACACTGACGCATGGCAAGCCTGTCGTGACCGATCTGGTGGCGGCGCCAGGGGCAGGCGAGGCCGAACTTCTCGCGGTTGCAGGCGCGGTCGAGACCGGCTCGTCCCACCCGCTGGCCCGCGCGGTGCTGGACCGCATTGCAGCTGCGGGCATCACCGCTCTGCCCGCACGTGAAGCGCGGGCAATCATCGGCAAGGGCGTGGAGGCGATGATCACAACGCCCAAGGGCGAGGTCAGAGCCTGGGTCTCATCCCCCCACCATGCACATGCGAGTGGTGGCATCGACACCGCATTGAACGACCGCGCCGGCACGCTCGAATCCGAAGGAAAGACCGTGGTTGCGGTCTATGACGAGACGAGGGCCTTCGGCCTGATCGCCATGCGCGATGAACCCCGCAGCGACGCCGCCGATGCGATGCGGCAATTGCAGGCGATGGGGATCGGTGCAACCATTCTCACCGGCGACAATCCCCGCACCGCTGCCGCCATTGCAGGCGGTCTCGGAATGGAGTTCCGCGCCCAGATGATGCCTGAAGACAAGCTTGCGGTGATCCGCGAGATGGGGGCGGAAGGCGGTGTCATGATGATCGGTGACGGCATCAATGACGCACCGGCGCTGAAACAGGCGGGCGTGGGCGTCGCGATGGGCTCGGGCACCGATGTGGCGCTGGAGACTGCGGATGCCGCGATCCTGCGCGACCGGGTCTCGGATGTACCCGCGCTGATCCGGCTGTCGCGCGCGACCATGGCGAATATCCGGCAGAACATCGCCCTGGCCCTCGGGCTGAAGGCGGTGTTCCTGGTGACCTCGGTGCTGGGGATCACCGGGCTCTGGATCGCCATTCTCGCCGATACCGGCGCAACCGTGCTGGTGACGCTGAACGCGCTGCGGCTGCTGGCCTATGATCCGGGGCGCGAAGGCTGAGTTGGCGAGGCGCCCGGCCTGACGTTTCGCCCTGCAGATGATGCGCCTGCCAGCCCTCGCCAGGTTTGCCGCACTCTTCGCCTGCGTCTCCTTCCTGCTCAAAGGCGGCCCTGGCGCGGCCCGGGCCGTCTGCAGCGCGACGCGGGGGGTCCGGGGGGTCTTAACCCCCCGACCTTGCCAGAGAAATCCCCATCACCCGCGTGCAAGCCGCGCAAGCCAGGCCCGGCCAAGACGTGCGGTTCCTTCGGCGAAATGCGGGGCCATGGCCTGCGGCTCCGGCGCCTCGATATGACTGCCGATCCAGGCCAGAAGCGCCATCCGCCGCAGCATGACAAATGTGTCGATCTCGCGCTCCTCCTCCTCGGACAGGGGCGCGATGTCGCGATAGCCGGCCACCCAGGCCGCGCGCAAAGCCGGAACCTGGGGGTGATCTTCCATAAAGCTCACCGCCGCCGCAAAGTCGTAAAGATACCAGCCGAGCCCGGAATCATCGAAATCAATCAAAACGGTACGTGACCCGTCGATCAGCAGATTGGTCAGCCGCATATCGCCATGGATCAGCCCATAGCGCGCCTGCCCCTTGCCCCAGGCCGCCAGCCGCAGGCGGATCATCTGCTCTGCTTTCTCCAGCACTTCGCGGATCTCAGGCGTCACATTCGGGCCAGCGCGCCAGTCGCCCCAGGTCGCGCCGGGCCCAAACACGGCCGCCTCATCCCAGACCAGCCGCTCCAGCGGTTCCGCCGATTGCCAGCCCCGTGCATGGATATGGGTTCTGGCTGCAATTGCCCCAAGGCTGCGAAACGGCGCCACCAGATCATCATCCGGCCCCGGCTGCCGGCCCGGCGCGAATTCGAACATCACCATGTAGCGCCCGGCATCGCGGCCCGCTTCAACTCCGGGCACCGGC contains these protein-coding regions:
- a CDS encoding phosphotransferase enzyme family protein, whose translation is MAKTDMALEDELVMIRQMVEAALPLWPVPAGAEVSLLNIAENMTWLVEAGAFRAVLRVHRPGYHTRTGIGQELAWSQALARDAGIDTPAVIAGVNGALVQEAPVPGVEAGRDAGRYMVMFEFAPGRQPGPDDDLVAPFRSLGAIAARTHIHARGWQSAEPLERLVWDEAAVFGPGATWGDWRAGPNVTPEIREVLEKAEQMIRLRLAAWGKGQARYGLIHGDMRLTNLLIDGSRTVLIDFDDSGLGWYLYDFAAAVSFMEDHPQVPALRAAWVAGYRDIAPLSEEEEREIDTFVMLRRMALLAWIGSHIEAPEPQAMAPHFAEGTARLGRAWLARLARG
- a CDS encoding tRNA-binding protein, with translation MTDQISYDDFAKVDIRVGRIIEAEPFPEARKPAFKLRIDFGPEIGVKRSSAQITRHYTIEGLIGRQVLAVVNFPPRQIGPVRSEVLVLGVPDEAGEVVLLSPGHEVPLAGKMF
- a CDS encoding YbjN domain-containing protein, giving the protein MSLSEDYLLSDEIHPIDIVETLAASNAWEFDRVTDDQIAMAVEGLWRTYSLTLAWSDQDETLRLICTFEMEPPEGRMAELYELINRCNDTVWTGGFTWWDDQKLMVWRYGLCLAGGQTAGPEQIDKLISSAVLAAERFYPAFQLTLWGGRAPVDAMKVAIAEAYGRA
- a CDS encoding EamA family transporter, translated to MIGPKTGAAICTILWGFTYMLAGRWLPPHPEMAGAVRAVGGAGFLFLLSRELPLPGWWGRMIVLGTLNVGFFFGLFFIGAMRLQGGVAAVFQALGPVLVLLMAWGILHRRPTGLQFFAVLLGLLGVAMVVLKDGAAIDGIGVAAMLGCVLSISLGGVLLSRWGSPGISITSFTAWQLLIGGIELTLVALLIGDFQGPLTGLNIVAFVILAIVLTGIPFLLWFRGIEAVGAVAIMPLILLTPVTALVLDAALLQIMPSALQIAGVVVVIASLLINQRAMVAR
- the proC gene encoding pyrroline-5-carboxylate reductase; amino-acid sequence: MSADIKIEHGLLLLGCGKMGSALLRGWLDFGVPASNVWVIEPHPSDWLQATGVHLNKGVPDRAEIAILAVKPQMMGAALPGLTALGNDETLFISIAAGTTIATLEQVLGARTPIVRVMPNTPAMVGRGISGLVGNAHASAAQIAQSRLLMQAVGEVVELENETQIDAVTAVSGSGPAYVFHLIEALAAAGEAEGLSPEIAMKLARATVTGSGELAYRSEDSAEQLRINVTSPGGTTAAALAVLMETETGFPALLKRAVKAAADRGRELGK
- a CDS encoding heavy metal translocating P-type ATPase; amino-acid sequence: MQETNRREWQVGGMDCASCTVKVTKAVEKLPGVGDVRVALMSERLSATLSEGGAGPEEVEAVVRRLGYEISAGKGGPATPRPDQDHGKAEDDPGHGAPGHVHSHDDPADRGKAWYATGKGRLVIFTGILLALAWIFELLTNAEYGYWAFLAACVIGVAPVAKRAFEALRMGQPFTIESLMTIAAIGALFIGAAEEAALVVFLFAVGEVLEGVASNKARDGIRALANLVPKTALLEEGGTTRVVQVSDLAIGQTVLVRPGDRIPADGTILEGSSGIDESPVTGESIPVTKGPEDAVFAGSINTEAVLRIAVSREASDNTIARIIRLVEDAEEARAPTERFIDRFSRFYMPAIVGLSALVILIPPLVGGGDWDTWIYRGLALLLIGCPCALVISVPASIASSLSAGAKKGLLLKGGAVIEAAATVRRIAFDKTGTLTHGKPVVTDLVAAPGAGEAELLAVAGAVETGSSHPLARAVLDRIAAAGITALPAREARAIIGKGVEAMITTPKGEVRAWVSSPHHAHASGGIDTALNDRAGTLESEGKTVVAVYDETRAFGLIAMRDEPRSDAADAMRQLQAMGIGATILTGDNPRTAAAIAGGLGMEFRAQMMPEDKLAVIREMGAEGGVMMIGDGINDAPALKQAGVGVAMGSGTDVALETADAAILRDRVSDVPALIRLSRATMANIRQNIALALGLKAVFLVTSVLGITGLWIAILADTGATVLVTLNALRLLAYDPGREG
- the trpS gene encoding tryptophan--tRNA ligase, whose product is MSSQDIQGQGGSNPGFTPRIFSGIQPSGGMTLGNYLGALKRFAEKQDQGIETIYCVVDLHAITVWQDPEKLRHQTREITAAYLASGIDPARSIIFNQSQVTGHAELAWIFNCVARIGWMYRMTQFKDKTAGKNAENSSLGLLAYPSLMAADILLYHTTGVPVGEDQKQHLELTRDIAAKFNHDYGVNFFPITEPLIEGTATRVMSLRDGTKKMSKSDPSDASRINLTDDADTIAKKIRKATTDPNPLPETVEGLKDRPEAKNLVNIYAALAGISAEAVIREFAGAQFGTFKPRLADLAVAKLSPITEAMNRYMQDPAEIDRILGEGAGRADAIASPILAKTKEIVGMIGSRGR
- a CDS encoding rhomboid family intramembrane serine protease, encoding MYDTDPNASPINQLPWVVWALALPMIAAEIVLGLAEAGVIGGPGGIGWRQSALMDYAVARNVVEYFWANRVWDELALRFVAFPFVHQTTTSALFAVVLLLALGKMVGEVFRWWAVLGVFYGASWAGAFAFIALVPYENYPLIGAYSGVYGLIGAFTFLLWVQLIGTGSNGYRAFTLIGMLLFVQLLFGVLFGGGFEWIAEVAGFAAGFALSFLVSPGGWGRVRARLRNR